A window from Candidatus Gracilibacteria bacterium encodes these proteins:
- a CDS encoding tetratricopeptide repeat protein: protein MYDDLLKQADSLKLSGKHEEAIQLANKMILMDLEFVEAYEEIGDNYLSLREYDKSMKALKHALKLKPKSPNALYLLGFLYSSLGDFGKSIETLELANQVQPHHPEILRCLGWSIFHGGDRKRGLVILERAKAMAPSDTLIMCDLAVCYLNDRQFETTIALLETALQLEPNNEKAKDCLETAKFFRHEFKKLKEQK, encoded by the coding sequence ATGTACGACGATCTCCTCAAACAGGCGGATAGCCTCAAGCTCTCTGGAAAACACGAAGAAGCCATCCAGCTGGCAAACAAGATGATCCTCATGGATCTTGAGTTTGTAGAGGCTTACGAGGAAATCGGAGACAACTACCTCAGCTTACGAGAATACGATAAATCCATGAAGGCGCTTAAACATGCCCTCAAACTCAAACCCAAGAGTCCAAACGCTCTCTATTTGCTCGGATTCCTTTATTCTTCTTTGGGAGATTTCGGAAAATCCATCGAAACTTTGGAACTCGCCAATCAAGTTCAACCCCACCATCCGGAAATTTTGCGCTGCCTCGGCTGGTCCATCTTCCACGGTGGAGACCGCAAACGGGGTCTCGTGATCTTGGAACGGGCAAAAGCCATGGCTCCCAGCGATACCCTCATCATGTGTGATCTCGCCGTCTGCTATCTCAATGACCGCCAATTCGAAACCACCATCGCCCTGTTAGAAACCGCCCTACAACTGGAACCCAACAACGAAAAGGCAAAAGACTGCCTCGAAACCGCGAAATTCTTCCGACACGAATTCAAGAAGCTCAAAGAGCAGAAATAG
- a CDS encoding UTP--glucose-1-phosphate uridylyltransferase: MNKPVRKAVILAAGLGTRFLPMTKVIPKAMLPILNKPVIQYLAEEAVASGIEEIIIVTGIGKRAIEEHFDPSYELEHELLKRGKQDLLAEVQKIEKSAQFVFVRQNEPNGDGHALLCAKDLIGDEPFAVLFGDDIIDAPVPALAQLLTVYKEKGTSVLCTERVPKERISAYGVIAPGKTEGRIIEVKGLVEKPSPEEAPSNLGIIGKYICTPEVLKALSKSQSSHPDGEIRLIDGLMTLLAQGEAIFALEVEGTRYDTGTPQGLLEANIAFAKKTPDLEPGIHHNYSV, from the coding sequence ATGAATAAACCTGTTCGAAAAGCCGTCATTTTAGCAGCGGGCCTTGGGACCCGTTTTTTGCCCATGACCAAAGTGATCCCCAAAGCCATGCTCCCCATTCTCAATAAACCGGTCATCCAGTATTTGGCCGAAGAAGCGGTGGCCAGCGGGATCGAAGAAATCATTATTGTAACGGGAATCGGAAAACGCGCCATCGAAGAGCATTTCGACCCTTCCTATGAACTGGAACATGAACTCCTTAAACGGGGGAAGCAAGATCTCTTGGCGGAAGTGCAGAAAATAGAGAAATCCGCCCAATTTGTGTTTGTGAGACAAAATGAACCGAACGGAGACGGTCACGCCCTGCTCTGTGCCAAAGATCTGATTGGAGACGAGCCTTTTGCCGTGCTTTTTGGCGACGACATCATCGATGCCCCGGTACCGGCGCTTGCCCAACTTCTCACCGTATATAAGGAAAAGGGAACTTCTGTGCTCTGCACCGAGCGCGTGCCCAAAGAACGAATCAGTGCGTATGGAGTCATTGCCCCGGGTAAAACAGAAGGCCGCATTATAGAAGTGAAAGGTTTGGTGGAAAAACCAAGCCCCGAAGAGGCCCCCTCCAACCTGGGCATCATTGGGAAATACATCTGTACACCGGAAGTCCTTAAGGCCCTGAGCAAGAGCCAATCCAGCCATCCGGACGGGGAAATTCGCCTCATCGACGGTCTGATGACACTTTTGGCGCAAGGAGAAGCCATTTTTGCCCTGGAAGTGGAGGGAACTCGCTACGACACCGGCACCCCACAAGGGCTTCTGGAAGCCAATATTGCCTTCGCAAAAAAGACCCCCGACCTCGAGCCGTGAATTCACCACAATTATTCCGTTTAA
- a CDS encoding Hsp20/alpha crystallin family protein, with product MNQVGIGQLKYANKTEAPAGALGKNKVPVKLNARPQQSPKGAGEANQEGKLSVDILQREDRMIIICPIAGVEKPDIKVSIQDDVLTIRGERKEVEDMPKKDALVQELFWGVFSRSIVLPDHIDRKNINARVHEHMLIITIPKTEDFKSRIIHIEDDARAHE from the coding sequence ATGAACCAAGTCGGGATTGGACAACTCAAGTACGCAAACAAGACGGAGGCTCCAGCCGGGGCCCTCGGTAAAAATAAAGTGCCGGTCAAATTGAATGCACGCCCTCAGCAAAGTCCAAAAGGAGCGGGCGAAGCCAATCAAGAGGGGAAGCTTTCGGTGGATATTTTGCAACGAGAAGATCGAATGATCATCATTTGTCCCATCGCAGGAGTAGAGAAGCCCGACATCAAGGTATCCATTCAAGATGATGTGCTCACCATTCGAGGCGAACGAAAAGAAGTGGAGGACATGCCTAAAAAAGATGCCTTGGTCCAAGAGCTCTTCTGGGGAGTTTTCTCCAGATCCATCGTGCTCCCCGATCACATCGATCGAAAAAACATCAATGCCAGGGTCCACGAACACATGCTCATCATCACTATTCCAAAAACGGAAGATTTTAAGTCGCGAATCATTCATATAGAAGACGACGCCCGTGCCCATGAATAA